From Hylaeus volcanicus isolate JK05 chromosome 2, UHH_iyHylVolc1.0_haploid, whole genome shotgun sequence, the proteins below share one genomic window:
- the LOC128872840 gene encoding N-acetylgalactosamine kinase isoform X1, with protein sequence MPNSTNRESDMESEEQVPILHADEKFQGRLMTLANHFEKKYNIEPLFFVRVPGRVNLIGEHIDYCGYAVCPMAIEQDILVAVAPSKGIRLTNLDPKYEDFQCNLKDLSVCIEDASCGPDWYKYFLCGVKGALEVIPEETAASGILAAVWGNIPPNSGLSSSSALVSAAVLSTMHVSQHQLSKRGLATISARAERYIGTQGGGMDQAIAFLGKAGSAMLIEFNPLQGTIVTLPETAVFVIAHSQACHNKASTSDFNLRVAECRLAAQIIAKKKNKGWEHVQTLSDVQEALGISADEMVPVVTNNLHEEPYTLSEISEILDTTNQRLREISRLGSFSDSQTFKLKQRALHVYQEAGRVVTFKRISEGNAIMEEEKLRQLGSLMSQSHTSLRKLYECSHPSVDALVDKAMICGALGARLTGAGWGGCIVAITTKDKVFQFLDTLKKDLARDGIKDGFKLDDLVFPTEPNQGAVIYTN encoded by the exons atgCCGAATAGTACGAACAGGGAGTCGGACATGGAGTCGGAGGAACAGGTTCCTATTCTTCATGCTGATGAGAAGTTTCAAGGAAGGCTGATGACTCTGGCCAACCATTTTGAGAAGAAGTACAATATCGAGCCTCTGTTCTTCGTTAGAGTTCCGGGAAG AGTTAATTTAATTGGCGAGCACATCGATTATTGCGGGTACGCTGTTTGTCCGATGGCCATCGAACAGGACATCCTCGTTGCCGTCGCTCCCTCGAAAGGCATTCGTCTTACCAATCTAGACCCGAAGTACGAGGACTTCCAATGCAACTTGAAGGATTTGAG TGTTTGCATCGAGGATGCCAGCTGTGGTCCAGACTGGTACAAGTATTTCCTCTGCGGCGTAAAAGGAGCCCTCGAAGTGATCCCAGAAGAAACCGCAGCTTCGGGAATCCTAGCTGCAGTTTGGGGAAATATCCCTCCTAATTCAGGGCTCTCGAGCTCGAGTGCTCTCGTCTCTGCTGCTGTCCTTTCGACCATGCACGTTAGCCAG CACCAATTGTCGAAACGTGGGCTGGCTACCATCAGCGCCAGGGCTGAAAGGTACATTGGCACTCAGGGTGGCGGAATGGATCAAGCGATCGCGTTTCTCGGGAAGGCtg GCTCCGCGATGCTGATTGAATTCAATCCGTTGCAAGGCACAATTGTCACTCTACCCGAAACTGCAGTGTTCGTAATAGCGCACAGCCAGGCATGTCACAACAAAGCTTCCACGTCAGATTTCAATTTAAGGGTTGCAGAGTGTCGACTGGCTGCGCAG ATAATagcgaagaaaaagaacaaggGTTGGGAGCATGTACAGACATTAAGCGACGTTCAAGAGGCACTTGGCATCAGCGCGGATGAAATGGTCCCGGTGGTAACAAACAACCTCCACGAGGAACCATACACCCTAAGCGAG ATCAGCGAGATCCTGGACACGACGAACCAAAGGCTCCGAGAGATATCACGCCTAGGGTCCTTCAGCGACTCGCAAACGTTCAAGCTTAAACAACGCGCTCTGCACGTGTACCAAG AGGCAGGCAGGGTGGTGACGTTTAAGCGCATAAGCGAAGGGAACGCCATAATGGAAGAAGAGAAGCTTCGGCAGCTTGGTAGCCTGATGTCGCAGAGCCACACCAGCCTCCGTAAACTCTACGAGTGCAGCCATCCCAGCGTGGATGCACTCGTCGACAAGGCTATGATTTGCGGTGCACTCGGGGCGAGGCTGACTGGAGCTGG GTGGGGCGGTTGCATAGTGGCCATAACAACGAAAGACAAGGTTTTCCAATTTCTGGATACGTTGAAGAAGGATCTCGCCCGAGATGGGATAAAGGATGGATTCAAACTCGACGATCTGGTTTTCCCGACGGAACCGAACCAGGGTGCTGTAATTTATACGAACTAG
- the LOC128872840 gene encoding N-acetylgalactosamine kinase isoform X2: MESEEQVPILHADEKFQGRLMTLANHFEKKYNIEPLFFVRVPGRVNLIGEHIDYCGYAVCPMAIEQDILVAVAPSKGIRLTNLDPKYEDFQCNLKDLSVCIEDASCGPDWYKYFLCGVKGALEVIPEETAASGILAAVWGNIPPNSGLSSSSALVSAAVLSTMHVSQHQLSKRGLATISARAERYIGTQGGGMDQAIAFLGKAGSAMLIEFNPLQGTIVTLPETAVFVIAHSQACHNKASTSDFNLRVAECRLAAQIIAKKKNKGWEHVQTLSDVQEALGISADEMVPVVTNNLHEEPYTLSEISEILDTTNQRLREISRLGSFSDSQTFKLKQRALHVYQEAGRVVTFKRISEGNAIMEEEKLRQLGSLMSQSHTSLRKLYECSHPSVDALVDKAMICGALGARLTGAGWGGCIVAITTKDKVFQFLDTLKKDLARDGIKDGFKLDDLVFPTEPNQGAVIYTN, translated from the exons ATGGAGTCGGAGGAACAGGTTCCTATTCTTCATGCTGATGAGAAGTTTCAAGGAAGGCTGATGACTCTGGCCAACCATTTTGAGAAGAAGTACAATATCGAGCCTCTGTTCTTCGTTAGAGTTCCGGGAAG AGTTAATTTAATTGGCGAGCACATCGATTATTGCGGGTACGCTGTTTGTCCGATGGCCATCGAACAGGACATCCTCGTTGCCGTCGCTCCCTCGAAAGGCATTCGTCTTACCAATCTAGACCCGAAGTACGAGGACTTCCAATGCAACTTGAAGGATTTGAG TGTTTGCATCGAGGATGCCAGCTGTGGTCCAGACTGGTACAAGTATTTCCTCTGCGGCGTAAAAGGAGCCCTCGAAGTGATCCCAGAAGAAACCGCAGCTTCGGGAATCCTAGCTGCAGTTTGGGGAAATATCCCTCCTAATTCAGGGCTCTCGAGCTCGAGTGCTCTCGTCTCTGCTGCTGTCCTTTCGACCATGCACGTTAGCCAG CACCAATTGTCGAAACGTGGGCTGGCTACCATCAGCGCCAGGGCTGAAAGGTACATTGGCACTCAGGGTGGCGGAATGGATCAAGCGATCGCGTTTCTCGGGAAGGCtg GCTCCGCGATGCTGATTGAATTCAATCCGTTGCAAGGCACAATTGTCACTCTACCCGAAACTGCAGTGTTCGTAATAGCGCACAGCCAGGCATGTCACAACAAAGCTTCCACGTCAGATTTCAATTTAAGGGTTGCAGAGTGTCGACTGGCTGCGCAG ATAATagcgaagaaaaagaacaaggGTTGGGAGCATGTACAGACATTAAGCGACGTTCAAGAGGCACTTGGCATCAGCGCGGATGAAATGGTCCCGGTGGTAACAAACAACCTCCACGAGGAACCATACACCCTAAGCGAG ATCAGCGAGATCCTGGACACGACGAACCAAAGGCTCCGAGAGATATCACGCCTAGGGTCCTTCAGCGACTCGCAAACGTTCAAGCTTAAACAACGCGCTCTGCACGTGTACCAAG AGGCAGGCAGGGTGGTGACGTTTAAGCGCATAAGCGAAGGGAACGCCATAATGGAAGAAGAGAAGCTTCGGCAGCTTGGTAGCCTGATGTCGCAGAGCCACACCAGCCTCCGTAAACTCTACGAGTGCAGCCATCCCAGCGTGGATGCACTCGTCGACAAGGCTATGATTTGCGGTGCACTCGGGGCGAGGCTGACTGGAGCTGG GTGGGGCGGTTGCATAGTGGCCATAACAACGAAAGACAAGGTTTTCCAATTTCTGGATACGTTGAAGAAGGATCTCGCCCGAGATGGGATAAAGGATGGATTCAAACTCGACGATCTGGTTTTCCCGACGGAACCGAACCAGGGTGCTGTAATTTATACGAACTAG